The following nucleotide sequence is from Anopheles stephensi strain Indian chromosome 3, UCI_ANSTEP_V1.0, whole genome shotgun sequence.
TTGATTGCTAGATTGGTTGAAGCTTCCGAAGCTTTGTAAATCTATTTCAGGCAAATGCATGTGCATGACGTTCCACGCCGGATGTAAATAATGTTGTTGTTCCCCGTTCGTTATTTATTCAATGCACGTACAACATCACAACGCACAAACGAAATACGCAataggtttttcttttctttcttccgcTTTGCTGTGCGTAGTAATAATCGAATCAATTATGCTGGTGCTATCTCAATTATTAAAGCACACTTGAACACTTTCGTGAACGAACACACTTTTCACGATCATTCATATTTCTAATCCAAATTCACACACCGCTCACATATGTTTTCACGTTTTCACATCCACCTGGATTTCAACATACAAATCACCCCCGCGGCACTGCAGGTTTATCGTTGTGGAAAATGTGTTGTCAACGACGTTCTAATCGAACTTTACGCGAGTACACACACGCCTTCGCCGATGCGCTTGCGATGGAAAAGGCGATTTTTTGCTCAACGGACTGGAAAACGTGACTGGCACACGAACTGCCACTACCATTCGGTTCGGATGCTTCTCGGAAACTAAAGGAAACTAAAGGTGTGTGGGCTCGTATAGGGGTGCTACCGGCGAGACCGGTCTCGCGATGGagacgctctctctctcgcgcgcgttGAGAAGCAGATGCCACGCTCTCGCAAGAGAGGACGCGTGTTCGCTCACAATAAAATCAATCAGATATCCTTTTTGTAGATATTATTTTACACCCAGAAGCTGAGAAATctattttttccaataaaatccctttgaaaatgcatttttttaattatttatttagaaaCGAACCTAAACATGCATAGACCACAACCTAAGCTCGAGCTGACAGCTCAGTTTGACAGGTCGCGTTTGACAGTTTGGCGCCGCGTCAAAAATGCATCATGCAATTGTTTGGCGATGGCAAATCGTAAACAGCTGCAATCGTTGACCGATTGTTTTGGTTTAGTTTGCTCCTGTTGATTACGTTACGGGAAAAGGTTGCAGAATTGActcgtttccattttttgtttattaagtCCGATAATGTCCTTCTTTCACTGTTTTGAGTTTGATGTGCTGGGACAGCCGGTGTCCTTACCAGTGCCATTGCTCGTGAATGTGGCCATATCGGTTGGGGCGTACTTTGCCGGGCGTAGCCTCATACCGAAGATGAAACCGATGTTTATCAATGCGAATCTGTACGGGATCGATATGAACAAAACGTCCAAACCAAAGATGTAAGTTCGGTTCTGTTCTTCTCTTCCAAAAAGCTCAGCCTTATTTACTTTTACGTTTTCCTTGCAGTCCGGAAGCATTCGGCGTAGTCACGGGATGCATATTTTTAGTGTCGCTCTTCCTCTTCATACCGGTGCCTTTTCTGCGgaacttttccaccaccatcaagGGTGACTTCCCACACGACAAGGTAAGCCAGTAGTGCAATCCTGTTCAGCAACTTAAAGGTTGTTAAATAATTTCCCTTCCCCCAGTTTGTAGAGTTCATCGCCGCAATGCTCTCGATCTGCTGCATGATTCTGCTCGGGTTCGCCGACGATGTGCTTAATCTGCGGTGGCGTGATAAGCTTTACCTACCCACGGTTGCCTCACTGCCACTGCTCATGGTGTACTACACCAACTTTAACTCCACCACCGTCATACTGCCAAAACTGGTACGTCCGCTGCTGGGCCATTCGTTAGACATCGGCGTGCTGTACTACCTGTTCATGGGCATGTTGGCCGTGTTCTGCACGAACGCAATCAACATTTTGGCCGGCATAAATGGACTCGAAGTGTGCCAATCGCTCATCATCGCCAGCTCGATCGTGCTGTTCAATGTGGTGGAAATACTGAGCGGCCACCACAGTGATGCGCACGAGTTTTCCCTCTACATTATGCTACCCTACATCGGTGCAACGTTGGCGCTGTGGCGGTACAACCGGTAAGCCCCG
It contains:
- the LOC118513723 gene encoding UDP-N-acetylglucosamine--dolichyl-phosphate N-acetylglucosaminephosphotransferase, with the translated sequence MSFFHCFEFDVLGQPVSLPVPLLVNVAISVGAYFAGRSLIPKMKPMFINANLYGIDMNKTSKPKIPEAFGVVTGCIFLVSLFLFIPVPFLRNFSTTIKGDFPHDKFVEFIAAMLSICCMILLGFADDVLNLRWRDKLYLPTVASLPLLMVYYTNFNSTTVILPKLVRPLLGHSLDIGVLYYLFMGMLAVFCTNAINILAGINGLEVCQSLIIASSIVLFNVVEILSGHHSDAHEFSLYIMLPYIGATLALWRYNRYPSQVFVGDTFNYLSGMTFAVVGILGHFSKTVLLFFIPQVLNFLYSVPQLFRFIPCPRHRMPKHDPETDLLHISHTQFRVDELNVLGRLCYQVFRHLRLVRCEMDRDGRTVTCNNFTIINFCILLTGPIREDRLNRLLVAFQLVCAVFAFTIRYPLAHYFYDTN